From one Amphiura filiformis chromosome 13, Afil_fr2py, whole genome shotgun sequence genomic stretch:
- the LOC140168128 gene encoding uncharacterized protein, with translation MGDTFLKNRVPVDEGPIGMLNIDTLLVIFNFLSLYDKLIAMRVSKEWHQIIKNHAWTVIDFRDRSPTRKVEESNRVFRRFVSQNGPNIFEYRECGNEWLFPVNEIDVLKFLTLYAGIGLQEIHLSVASDEIMSYLRVNCPNINTLGLRFEMMRVKEVSNVRVPKHENRYQLLDFLPKLQRLDLTWPSHCRWLLIEWNCYEQIIQSLQKCNLLYISLHEAPLFFLPKLKKMSPVTLTSLREMELNVKFSEQGTADEILSSTVGCMTSLTCFTLTGELRDNTGWVHVRYIEIAGDKLLPSISHLTHLKMLTLRWVSYSTEAFEMMIQRLPGLETLALQGLSVTSSVVNLISIHLKKIKSLQLSPCSSSKYSSKCLQSLSYQPTLENLAVQQAVYETNQTNWVERIYDILVTLPKIKNVKLTGYDLVSCFRKASYPTIKCAEIEVIHCRYRNFNLTVPVTSEILVREYSKTLKWCIYKRCMDVLVEILDAIP, from the exons ATGGGCGATACCTTCTTGAAAAACAGAGTGCCTGTCGATGAGGGTCCTATTGGCATGCTTAATATTGATACATTGCTGGTTATTTTCAACTTCTTGTCTTTATACGACAAATTAATCGCAATGAG GGTAAGCAAGGAATGGCATCAAATAATCAAAAACCATGCCTGGACTGTCATCGACTTCCGAGACAGAAGTCCTACTAGAAAGGTTGAAGAGTCTAACAGAGTGTTCAGAcggtttgtatcacaaaatggacCAAACATTTTTGAGTACCGAGAGTGTGGCAATGAATGGCTATTTCCGGTGAACGAAATTGACGTGTTAAAGTTCTTGACTCTTTATGCTGGTATTGGTTTGCAAGAGATTCATCTATCTGTAGCCAGCGATGAAATCATGAGCTATTTGCGCGTGAACTGTCCTAATATAAACACTCTTGGGTTACGTTTCGAAATGATGCGAGTCAAGGAAGTGTCCAATGTAAGAGTACCTAAACACGAAAACCGCTATCAGCTGTTGGATTTTCTGCCGAAATTACAACGATTGGATCTGACATGGCCCTCACACTGCAGATGGTTATTAATTGAATGGAATTGTTATGAACAAATTATTCAATCGttacaaaaatgcaatttactATATATAAGCCTTCACGAGGCTCCCCTTTTTTTCCTACCCAAGCTGAAAAAGATGTCACCTGTAACATTAACAAGTTTACGTGAGATGGAATTGAACGTAAAGTTTAGTGAACAGGGGACGGCTGATGAGATATTGTCCTCAACAGTAGGGTGCATGACATCATTAACATGCTTCACACTTACCGGTGAGCTTCGTGATAACACCGGTTGGGTACATGTACGATATATTGAGATCGCTGGTGACAAACTTTTACCATCAATCTCTCACTTGACACATCTAAAAATGTTGACCTTGCGATGGGTGAGCTATTCAACAGAAGCATTTGAGATGATGATACAGAGATTGCCTGGTCTAGAAACACTTGCATTACAAGGATTATCAGTGACGTCATCGGTGGTTAATCTGATCAGCATTCatcttaagaaaattaaatcgttACAGTTGTCCCCGTGTAGTTCGTCAAAGTATTCTTCTAAATGTTTACAATCACTTTCATACCAACCAACACTTGAAAACCTCGCGGTACAGCAAGCAGTTTATGAGACAAATCAGACAAATTGGGTTGAGCGAATATATGACATATTGGTTACACTTCCTAAGATCAAAAATGTGAAACTGACAGGATACGATTTAGTTTCTTGTTTTAGAAAAGCTTCGTATCCCACTATAAAATGTGCAGAAATTGAAGTGATCCATTGTAGATATAGGAATTTTAATCTTACCGTACCTGTGACTTCTGAGATATTAGTTAGAGAATATTCTAAAACATTGAAGTGGTGCATTTACAAGAGATGCATGGATGTATTGGTGGAAATACTCGATGCGATACCTTAA
- the LOC140168130 gene encoding uncharacterized protein isoform X1, protein MHSFIMTHNTVFLFVLAAFFSVPVLHHCQQLHQEIPLFGEHSSQSSIGFGGTPALAVDGNTDGDYFHGSCTHTVDGNNSAWWAVDMQQLYCVGRVVIYNRNDCFMSECYGDRLDGAIIRAGNDSNTLNNPVFGRVDATAGDVIQLTCGLVGRFISVHNNQDIHICELKAYAGDCKTTREQDFICDDGLTSIPNCVRCDAEAYCTDGTDEIDCAGSTANEATTIGTKPTQAADGSALTSPIIGATTAGVGILVIVLVIGVVIYCKRRNNPEVLETPECEPYATYRPPTDDSSQDPSIDISGPEHPGHPPVPYYTHVPSPDNSSQHPPIDTSGPELPGHLPVSYSTYVPDNSSAHPQVDASDYEIPKY, encoded by the exons AAATACCCCTGTTTGGAGAACACTCTAGTCAAAGCAGTATTGGCTTCGGCGGAACACCTGCCTTGGCTGTGGATGGAAATACAGATGGAGACTATTTCCATGGTTCATGTACCCATACAG TGGACGGAAACAACAGTGCCTGGTGGGCGGTGGATATGCAACAACTTTATTGTGTTGGCAGAGTCGTCATTTATAACAGAAATGATTGTTTCATGAGCGAATGTTACG GCGATAGACTTGATGGTGCCATTATTCGTGCTGGTAATGACAGTAACACACTCAATAATCCTGTGTTTGGAAGAGTTGATGCTACTGCTGGAGATGTTATACAACTTACGTGCGGGCTTGTGGGACGTTTTATAAGCGTTCATAATAATCAAGATATACACATCTGTGAATTGAAGGCATATGCTGGAGATTGTAAAACTACAA GAGAACAAGATTTCATATGCGATGATGGCTTGACGTCCATTCCAAATTGCGTGCGATGCGACGCTGAAGCATATTGTACTGATGGAACAGATGAAATCGACTGTGCAG GGAGTACTGCAAATGAAGCAACAACAATTGGTACCAAGCCCACCCAGGCTGCAG ATGGGTCTGCATTAACATCACCAATTATCGGAGCAACTACTGCAGGAGTTGGGATACTTGTAATCGTATTAGTGATTGGCGTTGTGATATATTGTAAGAG GCGAAATAACCCAGAAGTTCTAGAAACTCCTGAATGTGAACCATACGCCACATATAGGCCTCCAACAGACGACTCATCGCAGGATCCATCCATCGACATATCTGGTCCAGAACATCCAGGACATCCTCCTGTACCATACTACACACATGTTCCTTCTCCGGACAACTCATCGCAGCATCCACCCATCGACACATCTGGCCCAGAACTTCCAGGACATCTTCCTGTATCATACTCCACATATGTTCCGGACAACTCATCGGCTCATCCACAAGTCGACGCATCAGACTATGAAATTCCgaaatattaa
- the LOC140168130 gene encoding uncharacterized protein isoform X2, with protein MQSSGVVAISTTAVTPTDIVLMPEIPLFGEHSSQSSIGFGGTPALAVDGNTDGDYFHGSCTHTVDGNNSAWWAVDMQQLYCVGRVVIYNRNDCFMSECYGDRLDGAIIRAGNDSNTLNNPVFGRVDATAGDVIQLTCGLVGRFISVHNNQDIHICELKAYAGDCKTTREQDFICDDGLTSIPNCVRCDAEAYCTDGTDEIDCAGSTANEATTIGTKPTQAADGSALTSPIIGATTAGVGILVIVLVIGVVIYCKRRNNPEVLETPECEPYATYRPPTDDSSQDPSIDISGPEHPGHPPVPYYTHVPSPDNSSQHPPIDTSGPELPGHLPVSYSTYVPDNSSAHPQVDASDYEIPKY; from the exons AAATACCCCTGTTTGGAGAACACTCTAGTCAAAGCAGTATTGGCTTCGGCGGAACACCTGCCTTGGCTGTGGATGGAAATACAGATGGAGACTATTTCCATGGTTCATGTACCCATACAG TGGACGGAAACAACAGTGCCTGGTGGGCGGTGGATATGCAACAACTTTATTGTGTTGGCAGAGTCGTCATTTATAACAGAAATGATTGTTTCATGAGCGAATGTTACG GCGATAGACTTGATGGTGCCATTATTCGTGCTGGTAATGACAGTAACACACTCAATAATCCTGTGTTTGGAAGAGTTGATGCTACTGCTGGAGATGTTATACAACTTACGTGCGGGCTTGTGGGACGTTTTATAAGCGTTCATAATAATCAAGATATACACATCTGTGAATTGAAGGCATATGCTGGAGATTGTAAAACTACAA GAGAACAAGATTTCATATGCGATGATGGCTTGACGTCCATTCCAAATTGCGTGCGATGCGACGCTGAAGCATATTGTACTGATGGAACAGATGAAATCGACTGTGCAG GGAGTACTGCAAATGAAGCAACAACAATTGGTACCAAGCCCACCCAGGCTGCAG ATGGGTCTGCATTAACATCACCAATTATCGGAGCAACTACTGCAGGAGTTGGGATACTTGTAATCGTATTAGTGATTGGCGTTGTGATATATTGTAAGAG GCGAAATAACCCAGAAGTTCTAGAAACTCCTGAATGTGAACCATACGCCACATATAGGCCTCCAACAGACGACTCATCGCAGGATCCATCCATCGACATATCTGGTCCAGAACATCCAGGACATCCTCCTGTACCATACTACACACATGTTCCTTCTCCGGACAACTCATCGCAGCATCCACCCATCGACACATCTGGCCCAGAACTTCCAGGACATCTTCCTGTATCATACTCCACATATGTTCCGGACAACTCATCGGCTCATCCACAAGTCGACGCATCAGACTATGAAATTCCgaaatattaa